The Arachis hypogaea cultivar Tifrunner chromosome 16, arahy.Tifrunner.gnm2.J5K5, whole genome shotgun sequence genome contains a region encoding:
- the LOC112754676 gene encoding uncharacterized protein isoform X1, with protein sequence MEGENGKKMKILCLHGFRTSGSFLKKQISKWDPSLFSKFDMDFLDGKYPAGGKSDIEGIFPPPYFEWFQFNKEFTEYTNLEECISYLCEYITANGPFDGFLGFSQGATLSALLIGYQAQGKLLKEHPPIKLFVSISGCKFRDPSICDVAYKEPIKAKSVHFIGDKDWLKLPSEELASAFQNPLIIRHPQGHTVPRLDEMATSQLQNWVEEVLSHRKVGISEYDKKLESEVNKSDAKVLEACNGVAQA encoded by the exons AtggaaggagaaaatggaaagaagatGAAGATCCTGTGCCTCCATGGGTTCAGAACTAGTGGGAGTTTCTTGAAAAAACAAATAAGCAAATGGGACCCTTctctattttcaaaatttgacaTG GATTTCCTAGATGGTAAATATCCTGCTGGAGGGAAGTCAGATATAGAAGGAATCTTCCCTCCACCCTACTTTGAATGGTTTCAATTCAACAAG GAATTTACGGAGTATACTAATTTGGAAGAGTGTATATCATACTTATGTGAATACATCACAGCCAATGGCCCCTTTGATGGCTTCCTTGGCTTCTCACAG GGCGCAACGCTTTCAGCACTTCTAATAGGTTACCAAGCACAG GGGAAGTTGTTGAAGGAACATCCACCGATAAAGTTGTTTGTATCAATATCTGGATGCAAATTTAGAGATCCAAGCATATGTGATGTAGCCTACAAGGAACCCATAAAAGCAAAATCTGTTCATTTCATTGGTGACAAAGATTGGCTTAAATTGCCTTCTGAGGAGCTCGCCTCTGCTTTTCAAAATCCCCTCATAATAAGGCACCCTCAAGGTCATACCGTCCCACGGTTAG ATGAAATGGCCACCAGCCAGCTACAAAATTGGGTTGAAGAGGTACTAAGCCACAGAAAAGTTGGTATCTCGGAATATGACAAGAAATTAGAAAGTGAAGTAAATAAGTCAGATGCAAAGGTGCTAGAGGCATGTAACGGGGTGGCTCAAGCCTAA
- the LOC112754676 gene encoding dihydrofolate reductase isoform X2, translating into MEGENGKKMKILCLHGFRTSGSFLKKQISKWDPSLFSKFDMDFLDGKYPAGGKSDIEGIFPPPYFEWFQFNKEFTEYTNLEECISYLCEYITANGPFDGFLGFSQGATLSALLIGYQAQGKLLKEHPPIKLFVSISGCKFRDPSICDVAYKEPIKAKSVHFIGDKDWLKLPSEELASAFQNPLIIRHPQGHTVPR; encoded by the exons AtggaaggagaaaatggaaagaagatGAAGATCCTGTGCCTCCATGGGTTCAGAACTAGTGGGAGTTTCTTGAAAAAACAAATAAGCAAATGGGACCCTTctctattttcaaaatttgacaTG GATTTCCTAGATGGTAAATATCCTGCTGGAGGGAAGTCAGATATAGAAGGAATCTTCCCTCCACCCTACTTTGAATGGTTTCAATTCAACAAG GAATTTACGGAGTATACTAATTTGGAAGAGTGTATATCATACTTATGTGAATACATCACAGCCAATGGCCCCTTTGATGGCTTCCTTGGCTTCTCACAG GGCGCAACGCTTTCAGCACTTCTAATAGGTTACCAAGCACAG GGGAAGTTGTTGAAGGAACATCCACCGATAAAGTTGTTTGTATCAATATCTGGATGCAAATTTAGAGATCCAAGCATATGTGATGTAGCCTACAAGGAACCCATAAAAGCAAAATCTGTTCATTTCATTGGTGACAAAGATTGGCTTAAATTGCCTTCTGAGGAGCTCGCCTCTGCTTTTCAAAATCCCCTCATAATAAGGCACCCTCAAGGTCATACCGTCCCACG ATGA